From Argonema galeatum A003/A1:
CACTACGATATACCAGCAGACAAGATTCAACAAATAATAATAGATTTCGTCAAAAAGAATCGACCAGAAACATCTTTTTATATCAGACCTTTTGTTTATACAGCAGGCTTAGGAATTGCGCCTAGACTCCATAACATAGAAAAAGATTTCTTTGTATATGGATTAGACTTAGGAGAATATTCGTCTCCAGAAGGAGTTAACTGTAGAATTAGCTCTTGGTATCGACAAGAAGATCGCAGCTTTCCATTAAGAGGTAAGATTAGCGCCGCATATATTACTTCTTCTTTAGCTAAAACGGAAGCTGTAGAGTCCGGTTTTGATGAAGCCATTTTAATGAACTCGCAAGGAAAAGTATGCGAAGCCTCTGGAATGAATATATTTGTGGTGAGAAATGGGGAAATAATTACGCCGGGATTTGACCAAGATATTCTGGAAGGAATCACAAGAGATAGCGTGATGACGCTGGCCAAAGACTTGGGGATTAAAACTATAGAAAGACCAGTTGATAAATCCGAGCTATTTATTGCTGACGAAGTTTTCCTAAGCGGGACTGCTGCTAAGATAACCCCAGTAAAAAGGATTGAAAATTACCAATTGCCGGAAAACAGGCCAGTAACAGAAAAATTGAGACAAAAACTCATCGCCATTACCGAAAACAGAGACCCTAATTACCAAGACTGGGTATACCCAATTTCGCTAGAGGAATAAACATAGTGGAACAGTCTGAGGCTACCAACCTTGCATCAAGAGAAACCTCACCCCCCCAACCCCCCTCTCCTCCAGAGGAGAGGGGGGAGAAATACTCCCCTCCCCGTTGACGGGGAGGGGTTGGGGGTGGGGTTCGACTGTCTCGCTTTAAACTGGTACCCCAGTCTGAGGTAATAATGTTATTTAGATAACACGATTTCGCTTTATCCCAATCCTTAGTCTTAAGTGTTTACTCCAACTGCTACTGCGACAATCTCCCTTGCCGTTGCCCCAGCCCAAGCGATCCGGGGCAACCAAGCACTTAGCGGCGAAGCAATTGCTCGTTTGGGTCGCCGTCCCTTGGTTGTCGGGGGCGATCGAACCCTGGCCGCATATCAGCCCCAATTGCAACTTGTTCTCGAACAGCAACAGCTAATCCCTGCTTTTGCCTCCTACAGTCCAGATTGTACGGAAGCTAGCCTCGCATTGCTGCGATCGCAAGTACACGCTCATCAAGCCGATTTAATTATCGGTATTGGCGGCGGCAAAGCCTTAGATACCGCCAAATTACTGGCTCACCAGTCCCGATTGCCCGTCGTCACCGTACCCACCTCAGCGGCAACCTGCGCCGCTTGGACAGCCCTTTCCAATGTCTATTCCGAACAGGGAGCATTTCTCTACGATGTCCCGCTCGATCGCTGTCCCGATTTGCTAGTGCTGGATTACAGCTTAATTCAAACAGCTCCCCAAAGAACGCTAGTGGCAGGCATTGGAGACGCCTTGGCTAAATGGTACGAAGCATCTGTCAGCAGCGGCAATTCCCAGTCAGCCTTAATTATTGCCGCCGTCCAACAAGCTAGAGTTTTGCGGGATATTCTCTTCCAAAAATCAGCAACAGCCCTTAAAGAACCGGGAGGCGAAGAATGGCAATCAGTAGTGGATGCCACTGTAATGTTGGCAGGCGTCATCGGCGGACTGGGAGGATCTCAGTGTCGAACAGTCGCCGCCCACGCCGTTCATAATGGTTTGACCCACATACCGGCAAGTCACAGTTCGCTGCACGGTGAAAAAGTAGCCTATGGCATTCTAGTGCAGCTGCGTTTAGAGGAAATGCTACAAAACAATCAGTTAGCAGCTACCGCACGGCAGCAACTGCTGAAATTTTATGCTGAAATTGGACTACCGCAAAACTTAGAAGATCTGGGTTTGGGGAACATTACGCTTTCTCAATTGCGCCAAGCTGCCGAAATTGCCTGTGCTGCCAATTCCGATCTCCATCGACTACCGTTTAAGGTTGGGATTGACCAGCTAATGGCAGGAATGGTTTCCACCACAGCTGGGTCATTGGTAATGGGGACTGGGGACTGGGGACTGGGGACTGGGGAGTGGCTGAACAATGAACAATGAACGATCGCCAATTACCAATTACCCAATAGACCTCTCCAAAAAAGAATGTAGAGACGTTGCATGCAACGTCTCTACAAGTTGCATACAACGTCTCTACAAGGGTTCAAGGTTTAGCACCTTTAATTTCTGGAGATGTCCAATTAACATTAACAATTAGCATCTGACAAATGACTTTATCTTGGATTACTCCTGCCGATCGACTGCAAGCATTGCCGCCTTATGTATTTGCCCGCTTGGACGAGCTGAAAGCCCGCGCCCGCGAACAGGGACTCGACCTGATAGACTTGGGAATGGGGAATCCCGACGGGCCGACACCTCAGCCGGTGGTAGAATCTGCGATCGCAGCTCTGCAAAATCCCGCCAATCACGGCTATCCGCCTTTTGAAGGCACCGCTAGTTTTCGCAGCACGATCACCAAGTGGTATCATCGCCGCTACGGTGTCGATTTGGAACCGGATAGCGAAGTTCTGCCTCTTTTGGGTTCCAAAGAAGGTTTAACTCATTTGGCGATCGCTTATATTAATCCTGGGGATTTAGTTTTAGTACCCAGTCCAGCTTACCCAGCCCATTTTCGCGGCCCCTTAATTGCGGGTGGTAAGATTCATAGCTTAATTTTGAAACCAGAAAATGATTGGTTGATTGACGTAAGCGCCATTCCCGATGATGTCGCCAAACAAGCAAAAATTCTCTACTTCAATTATCCCAGCAACCCCACTGGTGCAACTGCTCCCCGCGAACTTTTTGAAGAAATTGTTGCCTTTGCCCGTAAGTACGAAATCTTGTTGGTTCACGACTTGTGTTATGCAGAATTAGCTTTTGATGGCTATAAGCCTACCAGTTTGTTAGAAATTCCTGGCGCAAAGGAAATTGGTGTAGAATTCCACACCATGTCCAAAACCTATAATATGGCTGGTTGGCGGGTGGGTTTTGTCGTTGGCAATCGCCACATTATTCAAGGATTGCGAACATTAAAAACCAATTTAGACTACGGTATCTTTGCCGCATTACAATCAGCAGCAGAAACAGCACTCCAACTGCCGGATGTATACTTACAGGAGGTGCAGGAACGCTACAGCCGTCGCCGGGATTTTCTGATTGATGGATTGGCTGGGCTGGGTTGGAATATCCCTAAAACTAAGGCTACTATGTATCTGTGGGTGCCTTGTCCTCCGGGTGCTGGTTCGACAGATTTTGCTCTTTCCGTATTGCAGCAGACTGGGGTTGTAGTTACGCCAGGAAATGCTTTTGGGGTTGCCGGTGAGGGGTATGTGCGGATAAGTTTGATTGCAGAATGCGATCGCCTTGCAGAAGCCTTGCACCGATTCAAACAGGCAAATATTCACTATTAGTTAAGAGGCGCTAGTCGCTCATCAAGAGTGAACATCCGACATACGCTAATTCTGGCAACATCTATATGCCTGCTTGTACTAGGCGAATCGGGTATCTTGCGTGTGAAGGGGCAGGGGGGCAGAGAGGCAGAGGGGCAAGACAAACCCTTTACCTCCCCCTTTTCCCAGTCCTCAATCTCCAGTCAAGAGTCCCCAAATGATGTTAATCCTAAGCTGATTGAAGCTAACACGAGGTTTAGCTTCAAGCTGTTTTCGGAAATTCTCAAGCAGCAGGGTAACGAAAATATTTTTATTTCTCCTGCTAGCATTGCGATCGCACTTTCTATGACTTATAACGGAGCTAGCGGCCAAACACAACAAGCGATCGCCCAAACTTTAGAATTACAAGGAATAAGTCTCCAGGAAGTCAATCAAGCTAATGCAGCACTGAAAGCAAGTTTGGCAAATCCAGACCCCAAAGTTCAGCTATCAATTGCCAACTCCCTTTGGGCTAAAGATGGTGAACCATTAAAGCCAGAATTTATTCAGAAAATTCATGAATTCTACGGTTCGGAAGTCCAAAATATAAACTTTGGCGATCCTACTGTTGTATCTATTATAAACGCTTGGGTTAAGCAGAGTACCAACGGAAAAATAGACAAAATTATCGATCGCATTGAACCAGATAGCGTTTTCGTTCTGCTCAACGCTATCCACTTTCTAGGCACCTGGACATATCCATTTCCCAAACACGCAACCCAAGAACGCCCATTCACATTACTGAACGGCACTCAAAAACTTCACCCGCTCATGTTCCAGCAAATTCACGGCGCTAAATATTACGAAAATGATATGTTTCAGGCAATTAGCCTGCCCTATGGGGAAAAAAGATTTAGTATGTACATTTTTTTACCAAATAAAGGAGTTAGGATTAAAACATTTTATGAAAGCTTGAATGCTGAAAACTGGGAAAAATGGATGACCGAGTTGAACGGGAAAGCGCATAATTATGATGAACCGCCGATAGTTTATATCGGTTTGCCCCGCTTTAAATTAGAGTATGAAATTGACCTTGAAAATCCTTTGAAAGCATTGGGAATGGAGGTAGCTTTTAGTAGAGGGGCTGATTTTTCAGCGATGAGCCCTCTACCCCTCTGGATTAGCTTTATTAAACACAAAACTTTTGTGGAAGTCAACGAAGAAGGTACGGAAGCAGCAGCAGTCACGGCTATAGGAGGTACTAGAGGAGGAGGGGCGATGATTGTCGATCGGCCCTTTTTCTGCGCTATTAGGGACGATCGCACAGGCGCGATCCTGTTCCTGGGATCTATAGTAGAACCAAACTACAAGTAATATCGTTTCCGGTTGTGTCTGAATTATTATGGCCGCAGAGGGGCAGAGGGGCAGAGGGGCAGAGGGGAAAAACTAACAATTCCGACGCAGACGGATTTGAAGTAATTTCAAATTTTAGATCTAAGATTGCAAATAGAAAAAAAATTAGCAATCTGAAATTTTTATGCAAAAATATCCAATTTCAGCATAATTGTTGGCAAAAAAGCGATCGTATAGTTCAAAATAAAAACAGGGTGTTTTATAGCAACCGACTTTCGTCGGTTAGGGCAACTCCAACTCTTACTTCTTATCCAAATCCCTTACGGAGTAACCTTTTCCCTCTTCCCTCAACGCTCGCCCTTCTTTACTTTTGACTTTTGACTTTTGACTTTTGTTGCCCCTAGCCCCTAGCTATATTTGCTATTTTGGATTGTGTGCCTCATGCCAGAACCTCGTTGCGTATTGATTTGTCAAAACCGTTCTTGCCTGAAAAACGGCTCAGCCGAGGTGCTAGAAGCTTTTCAGGCGGCTAAAGTTTCTGGTGTAACAGTGGAAAGCAGCCCTTGCATGGGTCAGTGCAGTTCAGGCCCCACTGTGCGGATTGTCCCAGACGAGACTTGGTATTGTCGGATCGAACCCAGCGATGTGCCTACAATAGTTGAAACCCACTTGCTGGGAGGGAAACCTGTGGAAGCTAAGCTCAACCCCCGAATTCACTTACGTATAGAAATGTTTTCTTCTTAACAATAACAATTATCTGCTCTACATCCGGCTCGGCAGATATCTGCCTCGATTCAGCTTTTGAGCTAATCGGCATTTTTTTGACGGCGGTATTAAAAATTTTGTATTTTTACACACAAATACGCGATCGCAGATATATGGTTAACAATGGAGGAGTAAGGCTTTTTAGTTTTTCTTAAAAGCCTTGAACTCCAGTACGGCCTGCGGTAAACGCTCAGTTAACCAAATCATGTCGTCAGGTACATCCACAATCAAACGCTTAATGAGAAAGGTGTATCTTGCACTTTCTTCCTCTGGCGGTAATCGGATAAAATTGCAGCGTTCCCCGGTGGGGCGTTACGCCGTTGCTGTATTGACAGTGGCGATCGCGCTATTGCTTACACTGGTACTAACACCGCTACAGCGTACCCCCACACCCCTGTTTTTTGCGGCGGTGATGTTTAGCTCTTGGTATGGCGGCTTTAAGTCAGGTTTAGTAGCCACCGTCTTGTCCGCCTTGTCTCTAGGTTACTGTTTTCTAGGACAGGGCCATTCGCTGTCATTGGCCTTTTTGGACAACATTCCCCTGCTGAGTGCGTTTGTAATAGTAGCGCTGCTGATTAGTTCCCTCAATGCTGCCCGCCAGAACGCTGAAAATAAGCTGCTTCGCAGTCAGGAGAGCTTCCGTTTGGTGGTGGAAGGTGTGAAAGACTACGCAATTTTCATGCTCGATCCTAATGGGTATGTAGTTAGCTGGAACGAAGGCACAGAACGCATTAAGGGTTATCAAGCTAGCGAAATTCTCGGTCAGCATTTTTCCCGCTTTTATACAGCCGAAGACATCGCACAGGGTAAGCCAGCACGGGTATTGCAAGTGGCAGCACGCGAAGGTCGGTTTGAAGAAGAAGGCTGGCGCGTGCGTAAAGACGGCTCGCTATTGTGGGCGGATGTATTAATTACGGCCTTACGAGACGAGGCAGGAAATCTCCAAGGCTTCTCGAAACTAACTCGCGAGATTACCGATCGCAAACGAACAGAGTCAGAACTGCAAAGCTCGCTCAAACAGCTCTCAGATATCAATTTTGCCTTGGATAAATCTTCGATAGTTGCCAGAACCGATCGCAAAGGCATAATCAACTATGTAAACGATAAATTTTGCGAGATATCCAAATATGCTAGAGAAGAGCTGATTGGGCAAGACCATCGGATTCTCAATTCCGGCGAGCATCCCAAAGAATTCTTTCTTAACCTTTGGGCAACAATTTCGAGCGGCCAAGTTTGGAAAGGAGAAATCAAAAATAGAGCCAAGGATGGAACTTATTACTGGGTAGATACGGTAATTGTTCCTTTTTTGGATGAGAGTGGAAAACCCTTTCAATATTTAGCTATAAGAACCGACATTACCGATCGCAAGCAGACAGAGGAAAACTTAAGAGTGCGGAACAGGCAGCAGGAAGCGATCGCTCACCTGGGTCAAAGGGCGCTGGCTAGTACCAACATCGACACGCTCATGGACGAAGCCGTTACCCTAATTGCCAAAACCCTAGAAGTCGAATATTGCAAAGTTTTAGAACTGCTTCCCGATGGTAAAGCTGTATTTCTGCGGGCGGGAGTGGGTTGGCAAGAAGGACTTGTAGGTCATGCCACAGTAGGCACAGGAATGGATTCCCAAGCAGGCTACACCCTACTTTCTAATGAGCCGGTGATTGTGGAAGACCTCCGCACCGAAACACGGTTCAGTGGCCCCCCGCTGCTGCACAACCACGGCGTAGTTAGCGGTTTGAGCCTCATCATCGCTGGGCACAATCGACCTTGGGGCGTTCTGGGCGCACACGCGACCCGACTCAGGAAGTTCACCAAAGATGATATTAACTTCTTCCAAGCTGCTGCCAACATTCTTGCCGAAGCAATTCAACGCCAACAAGCAGAGGAAGCTCTGCGGGAAACCGAAGCTCGGTACAGACGCTGGATTGACTCGAATGCGATCGGGGTTGCAGTCACCAATTTTAGCGGTAACATCAGCGAGGTGAATGACGCCTTTGTGGAAATGGTGGGTTATACAAGGGAAGAACTGCTAGAAGGAAAAGTGCTTTGGCAAGACATGACACCGCCAGAATATCTAGCGTTGGACGAGCAAGCGATTCAACAACTGAGGATATCTGGCGTGTGTACTCCCTTCGAGAAAGAATTTATTCGCTCTGACAGTAGCCGTATTCCCGTTCTAGTAGGTATCACCCGTTTGGCGACGGATAAGGAAGATTGTCTTGGTTTTGCGATCGATATTAGCGATCGCAAACGGGCAGAAGTGGAACGGACAAAGCTACTAGCCCGCGAGCGAGCCGCACGCACCTTGGCTGAAGCCGCAGCCTTGAGGGTTGAACGCTTGCAAGCCGTTACTGATGCTGCGATCGCTCCACTATCCCTTGATGAACTGCTGCACGGGTTGTTGGGTCGCATCGGTGAAATTCTACAGGCGGATACGGCGGCAGTCCTGCTGATGGATACTCAAAGCCACAGTCTTGTCGTCAAGGCAGCCAAAGGACTGGAGGAGGAAGCGCGAATGCAAGTCCGCATTCCCATCGGTCAAGGATTCGCCGGACGCATTGCCGCACAGCGTCAGCCGATGTTCATCGAACAGGATGCTTATACCCAAGTGTACAGTCCGTTTTTACGCGAGAAAAAGATTCAGTCGCTCGTGGGGGCCCCCCTGCTAATTGAAGACAGAGTGCTGGGCGTTGTCTACGTTGGCACCCTCCAAAGCCGCCAATTCAGTCGCGAGGATTTATATCTGCTACAACTGGTTGCCGAACGCTTTGCTGTAGCGATCGATCGCGCTAACCTGTACGAAGCAGAGCAGAAGGCACGCCAACAAGCCGAAGCAGCGAACCGACTCAAAGACGAATTTCTAGCAATTGTTTCCCACGAGCTTCGCACGCCGCTTAACTCAATCTTGGGTTGGGCGCAAATGCTTCGCACCCGGAATTTGAACGAAGCGCTCACAAAAAAGGCACTGGAGACGATCGAGCGCAATGCCAAGCAACAGGTGATCCTCATCAACGATATTTTGGATGTTTCGCGCATCATTCGGGGCAAGATTCGCCTGAGTATCCAACCAGTCAATCTGGTAAGAATTATTGAGCAGGCGATCGAAACTATTAAGCCAGCCGCAGAAGCCAAAGCCATTCAACTGGAATCCGCACTCGATCCAATGGTTGGCGAAGTTACGGGCGATCCCGATCGCTTGCAGCAAATTGTGGGAAATCTACTTTCCAATGCAGTCAAGTTCACACCTGAAGGAGGATTTGTTGAAGTTCGACTACAGAAATTGCAAATTGAAGAAGAAAAACTTCAATCTGAAATCTTAAATCTGAAATCTGAAATTTACTATGCCCAAATCCAGGTGAGAGACAACGGCAAAGGTATCGGCGCTGATTTTCTGCCCCACGTTTTTGAGGGCTTCCGCCAAGAGGATAGTTCAATTACAAGAGTGGAAGGCGGACTTGGATTGGGACTAACGATCGTGCGTCGCTTGGTGGAACTGCATGGCGGAACAATTCAGGCTTTCAGTGAGGGAGAAGGCAAGGGATCTACGTTTACTGTGAAGTTGCCAATAACAGCTGCTAGAGATTCCCTGTCAGTGCCTTTGTTAGTTAGAAATACCGAAAAATTTAACAACATTTGGGCGATCGATGGTTTGCGAGTACTTGTTGTTGATGATGATGTCGATACCTGCGATTTAATTGCTACAGTGCTGACACAATATGGAGCCCAAGTGAGGGTGGTGAATTCAGCAAGTGAGGCAATGGACGCAATAGAACGACTGAAGCCAGATGTGTTGGTGAGCGATATCGGAATGCCAGAAGAAGATGGCTATGCGTTGCTCCGCAAAGTGCGGCAAATGGAGACCGAAAAAGGCGGAAAAATTCGTGCGATCGCTCTCACAGCCTTCGCTAGAGATGAAGATCGTTGGAAGGCAATTCAAGCCGGTTTCCAAATGCACGTATCCAAGCCAGTAGAACCAGCTAAATTAGCTACAGTAGTTGCAACGCTGATGGGACATATAGCTAAGGGCTAAGGGCAAGAAAAGTCAAAAGTCAAAAGTCAAAAGTAAGGCTCTTTCGGAGTTGTTATGCTTTTGTTCATATAAAAACATTTTTATTTCTTTTCTCCTCTGCCCCTCTGCCCCTCTGCCCCTCTGCCCCTCTACTCCTCTGCCCCTCTACCCCTCTGCCCCTCTGCTCCTCTGCCCCTCTGTCCCTCTGCCCCTATGCCCCTTGCCCCATATCGATTTACCTGGTGCGATTGGTTTTGCCTCTGGTATCCACCAGGCTGGTTGATTTTGTTCAATCGCCATTGGCACCACTATCACCCAGATCCCGATGGTTGGAATTGGTTGGAATATGGCTTATTTTTGATTCCCGGTGGATTTTATCTCGCGTTGCTAATCCGCTGGTTACGTCTCGGCTGTCGTTCGCCCCGCCGCGAAACCAGTCAATTCGATCCAAATTATCAACAAGCTTTCCGCGATGAAATTATCGCTCCGATCGCCAAATATTACTTTCGCAGTGAATTGCAACAACTAGAAAATTTACCCGAAACCGGGCCATTAATTGTCGCCATAAACCATGCGGGAATGTGTTTTCCCTGGGACTTTTTGGTATTAGCTTATTTATTGGGAAATACACGCGGCTGGATAGTGCAACCGCTTGCAGGTATTTCCTTATTTGAACATCCTTGGGTTATTTGGTGGCTACCTCCGGGATGGTCTCAGGTTTTGGGTGGCGTGCGAGCCGAAGTTGATGAATTTGAAGCGGCTTGTTGCCCACAAAACTATTTTATTATACGCTCCTGAAGGTGTACGCGGCCCTGGCAAAGGTTGGTTTGAACGTTTCCAGCTTCAAACCTTTCATCCTAGTTTTATTAGTTTGAGCGATCGCTATCAAATTCCCATTCTCCCAGTCGTTTGTTTGGGCAATGAATACTTGCATCCTTGGGCTTTCAATCTGCAAAAATTGGCTAAAACTTTCAGCTTGCCTTTCTTGCCATTATCAGTTTTGATAATTATTTTTATCCTCTTTCCATCAATGGGCGTTTGGGCAATGAAAACACGCCTGCGTTATTACATTCAACCTCTGGATCTACCCAGTTCAGAAAACTCACAACAACAAAAAGCAGCATTACATAATAATCGTTCAACTGCTTATCAACGCGCACAAGCATTCCGAGAAAAACTGCAAAAGCAAATTAACAGTCTGCTAATTGCAGAAAAAAAAGGCTAATGTTCATAGTGAAAATTTTTTGTAGGCACACGGCATCATAAATATTTCGGTCATACGAAAAGAGATTCTTTCAAACCCGCTTTCTGGCTCTAGTAGTTGGGCTAAAGCCAATTCCAGTAGGGC
This genomic window contains:
- a CDS encoding (2Fe-2S) ferredoxin domain-containing protein, with amino-acid sequence MPEPRCVLICQNRSCLKNGSAEVLEAFQAAKVSGVTVESSPCMGQCSSGPTVRIVPDETWYCRIEPSDVPTIVETHLLGGKPVEAKLNPRIHLRIEMFSS
- a CDS encoding serpin family protein, which gives rise to MNIRHTLILATSICLLVLGESGILRVKGQGGREAEGQDKPFTSPFSQSSISSQESPNDVNPKLIEANTRFSFKLFSEILKQQGNENIFISPASIAIALSMTYNGASGQTQQAIAQTLELQGISLQEVNQANAALKASLANPDPKVQLSIANSLWAKDGEPLKPEFIQKIHEFYGSEVQNINFGDPTVVSIINAWVKQSTNGKIDKIIDRIEPDSVFVLLNAIHFLGTWTYPFPKHATQERPFTLLNGTQKLHPLMFQQIHGAKYYENDMFQAISLPYGEKRFSMYIFLPNKGVRIKTFYESLNAENWEKWMTELNGKAHNYDEPPIVYIGLPRFKLEYEIDLENPLKALGMEVAFSRGADFSAMSPLPLWISFIKHKTFVEVNEEGTEAAAVTAIGGTRGGGAMIVDRPFFCAIRDDRTGAILFLGSIVEPNYK
- a CDS encoding branched-chain amino acid transaminase, producing the protein MNNFLPIAYFENQFVPFADAKISIATHALHYGTGALGGLRGIPDPENSDRILLFRLDRHCQRLSSSARFLHYDIPADKIQQIIIDFVKKNRPETSFYIRPFVYTAGLGIAPRLHNIEKDFFVYGLDLGEYSSPEGVNCRISSWYRQEDRSFPLRGKISAAYITSSLAKTEAVESGFDEAILMNSQGKVCEASGMNIFVVRNGEIITPGFDQDILEGITRDSVMTLAKDLGIKTIERPVDKSELFIADEVFLSGTAAKITPVKRIENYQLPENRPVTEKLRQKLIAITENRDPNYQDWVYPISLEE
- a CDS encoding 1-acyl-sn-glycerol-3-phosphate acyltransferase, with protein sequence MPLAPYRFTWCDWFCLWYPPGWLILFNRHWHHYHPDPDGWNWLEYGLFLIPGGFYLALLIRWLRLGCRSPRRETSQFDPNYQQAFRDEIIAPIAKYYFRSELQQLENLPETGPLIVAINHAGMCFPWDFLVLAYLLGNTRGWIVQPLAGISLFEHPWVIWWLPPGWSQVLGGVRAEVDEFEAACCPQNYFIIRS
- a CDS encoding aspartate aminotransferase, encoding MTLSWITPADRLQALPPYVFARLDELKARAREQGLDLIDLGMGNPDGPTPQPVVESAIAALQNPANHGYPPFEGTASFRSTITKWYHRRYGVDLEPDSEVLPLLGSKEGLTHLAIAYINPGDLVLVPSPAYPAHFRGPLIAGGKIHSLILKPENDWLIDVSAIPDDVAKQAKILYFNYPSNPTGATAPRELFEEIVAFARKYEILLVHDLCYAELAFDGYKPTSLLEIPGAKEIGVEFHTMSKTYNMAGWRVGFVVGNRHIIQGLRTLKTNLDYGIFAALQSAAETALQLPDVYLQEVQERYSRRRDFLIDGLAGLGWNIPKTKATMYLWVPCPPGAGSTDFALSVLQQTGVVVTPGNAFGVAGEGYVRISLIAECDRLAEALHRFKQANIHY
- a CDS encoding iron-containing alcohol dehydrogenase family protein; this translates as MFTPTATATISLAVAPAQAIRGNQALSGEAIARLGRRPLVVGGDRTLAAYQPQLQLVLEQQQLIPAFASYSPDCTEASLALLRSQVHAHQADLIIGIGGGKALDTAKLLAHQSRLPVVTVPTSAATCAAWTALSNVYSEQGAFLYDVPLDRCPDLLVLDYSLIQTAPQRTLVAGIGDALAKWYEASVSSGNSQSALIIAAVQQARVLRDILFQKSATALKEPGGEEWQSVVDATVMLAGVIGGLGGSQCRTVAAHAVHNGLTHIPASHSSLHGEKVAYGILVQLRLEEMLQNNQLAATARQQLLKFYAEIGLPQNLEDLGLGNITLSQLRQAAEIACAANSDLHRLPFKVGIDQLMAGMVSTTAGSLVMGTGDWGLGTGEWLNNEQ
- a CDS encoding PAS domain S-box protein — protein: MRKVYLALSSSGGNRIKLQRSPVGRYAVAVLTVAIALLLTLVLTPLQRTPTPLFFAAVMFSSWYGGFKSGLVATVLSALSLGYCFLGQGHSLSLAFLDNIPLLSAFVIVALLISSLNAARQNAENKLLRSQESFRLVVEGVKDYAIFMLDPNGYVVSWNEGTERIKGYQASEILGQHFSRFYTAEDIAQGKPARVLQVAAREGRFEEEGWRVRKDGSLLWADVLITALRDEAGNLQGFSKLTREITDRKRTESELQSSLKQLSDINFALDKSSIVARTDRKGIINYVNDKFCEISKYAREELIGQDHRILNSGEHPKEFFLNLWATISSGQVWKGEIKNRAKDGTYYWVDTVIVPFLDESGKPFQYLAIRTDITDRKQTEENLRVRNRQQEAIAHLGQRALASTNIDTLMDEAVTLIAKTLEVEYCKVLELLPDGKAVFLRAGVGWQEGLVGHATVGTGMDSQAGYTLLSNEPVIVEDLRTETRFSGPPLLHNHGVVSGLSLIIAGHNRPWGVLGAHATRLRKFTKDDINFFQAAANILAEAIQRQQAEEALRETEARYRRWIDSNAIGVAVTNFSGNISEVNDAFVEMVGYTREELLEGKVLWQDMTPPEYLALDEQAIQQLRISGVCTPFEKEFIRSDSSRIPVLVGITRLATDKEDCLGFAIDISDRKRAEVERTKLLARERAARTLAEAAALRVERLQAVTDAAIAPLSLDELLHGLLGRIGEILQADTAAVLLMDTQSHSLVVKAAKGLEEEARMQVRIPIGQGFAGRIAAQRQPMFIEQDAYTQVYSPFLREKKIQSLVGAPLLIEDRVLGVVYVGTLQSRQFSREDLYLLQLVAERFAVAIDRANLYEAEQKARQQAEAANRLKDEFLAIVSHELRTPLNSILGWAQMLRTRNLNEALTKKALETIERNAKQQVILINDILDVSRIIRGKIRLSIQPVNLVRIIEQAIETIKPAAEAKAIQLESALDPMVGEVTGDPDRLQQIVGNLLSNAVKFTPEGGFVEVRLQKLQIEEEKLQSEILNLKSEIYYAQIQVRDNGKGIGADFLPHVFEGFRQEDSSITRVEGGLGLGLTIVRRLVELHGGTIQAFSEGEGKGSTFTVKLPITAARDSLSVPLLVRNTEKFNNIWAIDGLRVLVVDDDVDTCDLIATVLTQYGAQVRVVNSASEAMDAIERLKPDVLVSDIGMPEEDGYALLRKVRQMETEKGGKIRAIALTAFARDEDRWKAIQAGFQMHVSKPVEPAKLATVVATLMGHIAKG